A window from Salvelinus sp. IW2-2015 unplaced genomic scaffold, ASM291031v2 Un_scaffold3159, whole genome shotgun sequence encodes these proteins:
- the LOC112075443 gene encoding sodium/calcium exchanger 3-like, which produces MTRRKPALVQEHRDDDGGGHLDGHSHFAHDGGVAHNLISLIGKECGRVSGDMIRILKDLKQKHPEKEMDQLVEMANYYALSHQQKSRAFYRIQATRMMTGAGNILKKHVAEQTKRSASVHEVCVVGEDVEEYVSRIAFEPAVYQCLENCGAALLAISRKGGDMANTIYVDYKTEDGSANAGADYEFTEGTLVFKPGEIVKEISIGIIDDDIFEEDEHFFVRLSNVRVLESDEDETLLSPNSLPYPKALLGFPSVATVTILDDDHAGIFTFESDTCQVSESVGVMEVNVLSTSGARGTVIVPYRTMEGIAKGGGEDFEDTYGELEFRNDETW; this is translated from the coding sequence ATGACGAGACGGAAGCCGGCGCTCGTGCAAGAGCATCGAGATGATGACGGCGGCGGGCATTTAGATGGTCACTCACACTTCGCCCACGACGGAGGCGTCGCCCATAACCTCATCAGCCTGATCGGGAAAGAATGTGGACGAGTCTCGGGAGATATGATCCGTATCCTGAAGGACCTGAAGCAGAAACACCCAGAGAAGGAGATGGACCAGCTGGTAGAGATGGCTAACTACTACGCCTTGTCCCACCAGCAGAAGAGCCGAGCCTTCTACCGCATCCAGGCCACGCGCATGATGACGGGCGCCGGGAACATCCTGAAGAAGCACGTGGCGGAGCAGACCAAGAGGAGCGCCAGCGTACacgaggtgtgtgtggtgggggaggaCGTCGAGGAGTACGTGTCACGGATCGCCTTCGAACCCGCCGTGTACCAGTGCCTGGAGAACTGCGGCGCCGCCCTGCTGGCCATCTCCAGGAAGGGCGGCGACATGGCCAATACCATTTACGTGGATTACAAGACGGAGGACGGCTCGGCCAACGCCGGRGCCGACTACGAGTTCACCGAGGGAACSYTGGTGTTCAAGCCCGGCGAGATCGTCAAGGAGATCAGCATCGGAATCATCGACGACGACATCTTCGAGGAGGACGAGCACTTCTTTGTACGTCTCAGCAACGTGCGCGTCCTGGAGTCAGACGAGGATGAGACGCTACTGTCCCCCAACTCTCTCCCGTACCCTAAAGCCCTGCTGGGGTTCCCGTCCGTCGCCACAGTTACCATCCTGGACGACGACCACGCCGGGATATTCACCTTCGAGAGCGACACGTGTCAGGTGAGCGAGAGCGTGGGCGTGATGGAGGTGAAYGTGCTGAGYACTTCGGGGGCGAGGGGGACAGTCATCGTGCCCTATCGTACCATGGAGGGGATCGccaagggaggaggggaggacttTGAGGACACCTACGGAGAACTGGAGTTCAGGAACGACGAGACCTGGTAA